The Aeromicrobium tamlense nucleotide sequence TCATCACCACCGGCGGCATCACGGGCGACGAGCGCGCCCTCGTGAAGCGCACGCTCACCGAGGTCGGCGAGGTCACCTTCTCCGACGTCGCGCTGCACCCGGGCCGCACCCACGGCTTCGGCCGCGTCTTCGACGAGCAGACCCCGGTCATCACGCTGCCGGGCGACCCGGTCTCGGCGTACGTGGGCTTCGAGGTCTTCGTGGTGCCGGCGATCCGTCGCATGCTGGGCCGCACGCCCTACCGCCGCCCGCAGGTCCACGCGGTGCTGGCCGAGGACCTCACGTCCGACACCGGTGTGCGCGAGTACCGCCCGGCGTTCTTCGAGGTCACGCACCGCGGAGCGAAGGTCACCCCCTTGCCGCACGCCGGACCCCACCTCGTGGGCACGCTCGCGAAGGCCAACGCCCTGATCGTGGTGGGCGAGGACGAGAGCGCGCTGCACCTGGGCGACACCGTCCGCACCCTCGTGCTGGACCGCAACTTCTGATGGCACGCGGGTGGCCGGCCACGCTGTCGGACGGTCTCGTCGGCGTCCGTCCGCTGGTGCGTCGCGACGCCTCCACGTGGGCGCGGCTGCGCTCGGAGAACGCCGACTGGCTCGTCCAGTGGGAGGCCACGCTGCCGCGCGGCGAGGGCAACGCGCCCGAGTCCTACGGTGCGACGATCGCCACGCTGCGCCGCCGCGCCCGTGAGGGCTCCGCGATGCCCTTCGCCGTGACGTGGGCCGGCGACATGGTCGGGCAGGTCACCGTGAGCGGCATCACGCGCGGCTCGGCGCTGTGGGCCAGCATCGGCTACTGGGTGGCACGCAGCCACGCCGGTCGCGGTGTCACGCCCACCGCGGTCGCGCTCGTGTGCGACCACCTGTTCACCAAGGCCGGCCTGCACCGGATCGAGATCTCGATCCGTCCCGAGAACGCCGCCAGCCTACGCGTCGTGGAGAAGCTCGGCTTCGAGGAGTTCGGTCTCGCCCCGCGCTACCTGCACATCGCGGGGGAGTGGCGCGACCACCGGATGTTCCAGCTGCTCCAGGAGGACGTGCCGCACGGCG carries:
- a CDS encoding GNAT family N-acetyltransferase, which encodes MARGWPATLSDGLVGVRPLVRRDASTWARLRSENADWLVQWEATLPRGEGNAPESYGATIATLRRRAREGSAMPFAVTWAGDMVGQVTVSGITRGSALWASIGYWVARSHAGRGVTPTAVALVCDHLFTKAGLHRIEISIRPENAASLRVVEKLGFEEFGLAPRYLHIAGEWRDHRMFQLLQEDVPHGVLARLRGDGSTT